Sequence from the Gemmatimonadota bacterium genome:
CGGTCACGATGGCGTTCTCGTTTCAGGGAACCGGCCTGGCGACGGCCGCGGGGAACCGGCTTCTGGTCTCGCCCGCGGTATTCGGACGGATCGACGAGGAAGTACTGCCGGACGCAGAGAGAACCAGTACGGTCTACGTCGGACCGGTCGAGCGAACACTTGACCGCGTAACGCTGGTTCCGCCTGAAGGATACGTCGTCGAATCCATGCCGACTCCCGTGCTAGTCCGGGCGCCCTTCGGACGTTTCATGGCCAGGTACAAGAAAACACCGGAAGGCGTGTTGTATACCCGGCAATACGCACTCAATCATGCTTCGATCAGCGTCCGGCTGTACCGGGAACTGCGGTCTTTCTTCAACCGGATATCCGAATCGGATCAGCAGCAGGTGGTCCTGGTCGAACAACCGGCGCCTTAGATTGCCGCCTCATGCCGGAGGTAACGGACGGTGATTCGAGTAATGGCGGTATGCTGCATGGCCAGTCTGTGCTTGAATGCGCAGGCCGCACAGGACCAGGCCGCACAGGGCCGGGCCAACTCGCCGGAAGCGCTGCTCGGCGCGTACTATGACCTCTGGCACCAGTTGGAGCGACAGCCGACCTCCGAAGAAGTCGACATCCGGTCGCCCTATACCGCCAGCAGATACCTGGAGGAATGGGACAACTGGGAGAACGTGCGCCTAGCGCTGGCGGAATACCTGTACCAGCAGGCCCTGTTCGCGGCGTTGCGGGAGGATGTGGAGACCGCCGCGGAATACTATCGGAAATGTCTGGAAATAGATCCGGACCACCCGCGAGCGAGCGCGGCTTACGGTATAGACTTGGACGAAGCCGCACTGCAACGGGATGAGTTCACGGAGGAGAAGGCAGGACCCACCGCGCTGTCCTCCTACCTGACGTTCCTGGCTTTTCTCGAGCGGGGCGATGAACAGGCGGCCCGCAACCATTTCATGCTGGCCCAGAGCCAGAAAGCGGGGTACATCGCCTCAGAGATCGCAAAGCTGCAGGCCATTTACGATAACGCGGTCGAGCTGTTCAACCAGGGAACTTATGACGAGGCGGCAGACCGGTTCCATGTACTGATCGAAATAAGACCGAGCCAGATCGGTTACCAGGAATTCTACCGTCCAAACGCCGGAAGCATCCGGCAATACCTGGCCGATGCCATATACCGGAACGAAACGGCACGGTCCGCCCGGTTCGAAAACCGTTCGAAGGACGCGCGATTCACGGTGTGGTATACGGGAAACTGGATGTTCCAGCTCGGCGAACTGGGCCTGGAGGCCACAAGACTGGCGCCAACCGGGGCGAACCAGGCCCGCGTGCCGTTGCCGAATCTCAAGATGGCGGCCAGGTCCTACCTGGGCGGCGACCTAGGCGTTTCGATCCGCATAACGGGCTTTGTCTGGGCGGGCGCCAGCTGGTCGCAGTTCATGATAACGCCCCATGCGGAGTACACGGTGAACAACCTGGACCACTCGCCCAAAATACCGGGCGCATCCATTTCGGCCCTGTCATTCTTTGCAGAAACCTCCACCATGGTCTCGCGGACGACCCGAATGTACCTGCAGACCGGGGTCGGCCGCTATAACGCCAATTTCCCGGGTGTCCTCCTGGGGAACATCGAACGCCCGCCGAGGTTGTTGGCCCACAGGAGCACGTCGATCGGCGGATTCGTCGGCGGGGGATGCGACGTGTGGTTTTTTGCCAACGATACCGGGCTTCTTGGCGTCCGGCTGGATCTGAAGTACCATCACATGAGCGGTGACGACCCGAATTCGAATCGATCCATCACCCTGAGCGGACTCAGGGGCGGCGCAGGCATCACGTTTTCCCTGTAGCGGCATCCGGTGTTGCCTTCGTGCCGAATGGCTCGCCATGTTGACTCCCTATACATACACCACGGTCAGAGCGGTCATCTTGTGGGCGTCCGTGCTGGTCTTCCTGTGGGCGCAGCCTGCTTCCGCCGCTAACGAAAAACTGCCGGATTGGGCCCGGGACGCCATCGAATCCACCGGCGATAGTCCCGTTTTCTACGACGAAACGGCCGACGCCGAGTACCTGTTGCGGGAGAAGATCGTCACCTTCGGCGGCGACGACGCCCTTGAAAAGAATGTGGACAGGCGGGTCGTCCGGATTCTCACCGAAAAGGGCGTGGTTCACGGACACGATTACGTCTATGGATACAACCGGCTTTCCAGGATCGTCTCGATCAGGGCCTGGACGCTCAAACCGGATGGAAACGTCACCGAACTAGGTGAGGATGATATCCGCGACGTGCCAAGATACGCGAGTTACATCGAATACAGCGACGTCAGGTACAAGCTGTTCAGCGTCCCCGAAGTGGCGATGGGCGACCTGATCATCGTCGAGGTCGAAACCCACTACACGCACCCGGTCTGGTCCACGGGGTTTTCCGGCGCCTGGAGGATACAGGACAAACGTCCATGGCTTCCTGCGCACCTGGCCCGCTTCACCCTTCGAGTGGCAAAGGACTGGTCGTATAGCCACCGTGTATACGAGACAGAACACCTTGCAGATACCCGTACCGAGGCGAACGGGGCCGTGTGGGAGTGGAAGGATATGGATGTGCCACTGGGCAACGTGCAGGGAAGTCCGCCCACGGAACTCCGGTATGTCTGCGCCACGGACGATCCCCGGTGGGCGGATCGCAACCGGGTCTCCTGGGACGATATCTCCGGCCTCTACCACTGGTTGAGCAAGGACCGGCTCGCTCCGAGCCCCGCGATGAAACAGGTCGTCGCGGAGTTGATACAACATGCCGCAACACCGCTTGAGAAGATCAGGGCCATTGCGAACTACGTGCGCAAAAATATCAGCTATGTAGCGGTGGAAATGGGCATCGGCGGATTTCAGCCCAGACACGTACAGAACATCTTCACCAACAGGTACGGGGACTGCAAGGACATGAGCTCCATGATCGTCAGCCTGCTGGGGGAAGCGGAGATCACGGCGTATCCCGCATTGGTACTCACCCTGGACGTGGGCGAGATCGATCCGGAATTTCCCATGCAGTATTTCAATCACTGCATTGCATACGTGCCCGGCGTACCCGAGACCGAGGGCTGGATCGAAGCCTGGCCGGAACACGACCGGTTCGGCAGAAGCCTGTGGATCGACGCCACCTCGGAATCCGCGTCCGTGGCGGACATGCCCTGGTCCATCCAGGGGACGCATGCGCTCGTGGTTACCCCGGACAAGGGCCATTTGATCGAAACGCCTTTGTTCGGACCGGAAATGAACGTGAAGCACCGGGCGGTACGGGCCGCGCTCTCGACCGATGGAGATCTTCACCTGGAGGGAGAAGAGTACTTCACCGGAAACCACAGCATAAACTTCAGATCGTTATTGAAGCAAAGAACCGAAGGGGACAGAAAAAAATGGCTGCAGCAGTACCTTGGCAACAGGGTACCCAGGATCAAGCTCGACAGCTTCCAGCATTCGGCGTTGAACAATCTGGACGAGAAGATGGAGATTCGGTACCGCGTCACCGCAGGACGATATGCCAACCGGGCCGGGGCGCTGATGTTCTTCAGACCTCACGTCATGATTCGGTGGAAGCAGAACCCGTTCACGGACGATCAGATGGGGGAGGCCATCGCTTTTACACATCCGTTTTCGGAAATCGATACCCTGTCCATTGCGCTTCCTCCGTCATATGTGGTTGACGACCTGCCAGAAGAGACGGACATGGATACCGGGTTCGGTTCGTATCGTACCCGGTATACCGTACAGGACGGCACGCTGATCTACACGCGCCACCTTGCGATCAGGCACCGTGAGATTCCACGCGAATCCTACGCCGACTGGAAGGCCTTTTTCGGCACGGTCGTGAATTCGGACAAGGCCATGGTGGTACTGAAGCAGGATGTCAGGCGAACCTTACCGGACAGGTGACTGTATAGGGTCGAAGGACATCTTCGGATTTCCGACGACGATCAGGTCGACCGCTGATATCGAAGAAAGAACGCCAATGCCGGAATCCGGACTCAAGGCCTTTCAAACC
This genomic interval carries:
- a CDS encoding DUF3857 domain-containing protein, whose product is MLTPYTYTTVRAVILWASVLVFLWAQPASAANEKLPDWARDAIESTGDSPVFYDETADAEYLLREKIVTFGGDDALEKNVDRRVVRILTEKGVVHGHDYVYGYNRLSRIVSIRAWTLKPDGNVTELGEDDIRDVPRYASYIEYSDVRYKLFSVPEVAMGDLIIVEVETHYTHPVWSTGFSGAWRIQDKRPWLPAHLARFTLRVAKDWSYSHRVYETEHLADTRTEANGAVWEWKDMDVPLGNVQGSPPTELRYVCATDDPRWADRNRVSWDDISGLYHWLSKDRLAPSPAMKQVVAELIQHAATPLEKIRAIANYVRKNISYVAVEMGIGGFQPRHVQNIFTNRYGDCKDMSSMIVSLLGEAEITAYPALVLTLDVGEIDPEFPMQYFNHCIAYVPGVPETEGWIEAWPEHDRFGRSLWIDATSESASVADMPWSIQGTHALVVTPDKGHLIETPLFGPEMNVKHRAVRAALSTDGDLHLEGEEYFTGNHSINFRSLLKQRTEGDRKKWLQQYLGNRVPRIKLDSFQHSALNNLDEKMEIRYRVTAGRYANRAGALMFFRPHVMIRWKQNPFTDDQMGEAIAFTHPFSEIDTLSIALPPSYVVDDLPEETDMDTGFGSYRTRYTVQDGTLIYTRHLAIRHREIPRESYADWKAFFGTVVNSDKAMVVLKQDVRRTLPDR